In Gracilinanus agilis isolate LMUSP501 chromosome 1, AgileGrace, whole genome shotgun sequence, the sequence tgttgattgacaggtggagaCCATTGGAagatcagaatgttcccagaggccatgaggacaggggagaaagtggttggcctgggggggtataaataccctggcagccctggcttttgtGTCCTTTCATTTCCCTGGACCTGAGATCtatggatcctggtcttttgggattggtgacttgcttggctcaaccttgcaagaacctcctgtcttgtacctgaccAACATTGTCAACCTGTACCCTGAccatcaatcttcttattctagtgtccctagatatttaggaattcaaatcatctgtagttatctaggtatcccagggcccaggagggatctgggaagtgggcaggagaagaagaagagggtggaaaggggtggatcctgaaggctgtataggcataacatctagcaagaagaagaagaagctgaagacatcaaacagcagcttgcttgctctggtttggctgtggccaggctgagccagagaagCTAATTAACCAGAAtcaattacctgcctacagctctgagggttttTATAATccaattagtttagggtttcccacttcctctttccatttcccaaTACTCCTCTTTGATAAATATAGATAACTATTCAAGTACTTTCCTGGAGTGGTCATTTCataacttctctgggaagggagtcacgcagtcagataaactgtttccaaggctaatagagcccaatacctattatcaatcaaccccaggtgggacctgaagggataccaaccattgacctgaaggatcctgcctgggcactgttataaaggagggaggtgttacatcATTTAGCTAGGTGGCAAGCTTCAGCTGATCTTGCACTTGCCTCATTCTGAACTATCACTGCTGTCACACTATTAGCAGTGGTAGTATTCAgtttatctctccctccctccatctatcagaccatttatttttataacacttgcccagggtcacccagctaggacgtgtctgagtccagatttgaacccagggcaatccatttctaggcctggctctcaatccactaagtcacctagctgcccctatatctCCTCTTCATGAAATGCCTTATATTTGAGCCCAACCATAACCTTTTGAGATTAAGATAGACAttgttctttgctaccacaaagagagatgctataaatattttaggttcttttcctttttccctaatcattttagggaaaaaacaaaacaccacctAATTGTGGTATTGCTAgttcaaagggtatacacagtttaataactCTTTGGGCACAATTCTAGATTgctcattttgtaggtgagaaaACAATTTCAGAGATTGACTATTTAAGATACAAGTATCCTTTGGTATGATGCCAAACAAAATTACAGCACTTTGAGATTCACATATACAACTTTAGGCACACATGCATGCCCTAAATTAGAGACACACAACAGCAGCACACTTCCACAAACTGACTTAAGCAACATCTTTTTATTCAAACACTTTAGTAGTTCCTGAGGGAACAATAACTTTTCCGAGGAGAGGGCTTGCTGTGTCTGGATGGTTAGCAGCTGCTGCATTCACTGGGGTAAACATCCCAGTGAAGGCCAATAGCATTGATGAGGGAGCCAGAGCGGCCACTGATGAATCGAAGAACGGTGTTGGGGTACAGTGGGGCAGCATTGAAGCTGGTGCCTGTGTCTTTGCCAAAAGGCAAGTATCGGCCTTTGTCTGTCACAAAGACCAACTTCCGAAGGTAGTATTTATATTTGCCAGATACTTGGATGATTGACTCCCCGGGGTACAGAAAAATCTCCTCCAGGTCACCCTGGGAACCCCCAACATAGTTGCTCCATTCTTTGCCATATCGTACCTGAAGtctagggaggaaggagggagaaggaaggaaaaatggagacagGTATTGAGCATCTTATGAGCAAGAAAGGTAGAATAAtgtaatagatgagaaaactccgTCCCTCTCCTTCAAAACTAGATATCGTAGAGAATAGTGATAGTGTAGGTGGGATAGCAAAAGGGATTTCTAGAGATTCACaggaaataaaaatcatagaaaccagTAATAAATATCTACCCATAAATGTTCAAAATATCAGTAATAAGCAAAATGAACTACTGATCCTAAGTGAGAAGTTTGACTCTTAAATATGCCTGTGACTTAGTAGGATAGGATTCATGATTGGAATATATCCATGGGAGGATATGCCTTATTCAAAAGCAACAGCATAGATAAATGAAGGGATGTTGGAGAAGTAAGTGAGGAAATCAAGAACAAGAAAATGACTAGTAGTGAGGGCCAGCCCCGTTCAGAATTCTCACCCCACAATGTAGTATCTGTTGACCCGGATTCGGATGGCAGTGATGGGGCCATCTAGCTGGTTGCCTGAGTGAGAGAAgcgctctcctccccctcctccataCTCTCCATTGTAGGAGGATGCCCGTGGCTGGACTagagataaaataatttatacagaTAGAGGTAAAGAAGGCTGCAGTCCTACCAAGACTCAGTCACCATCTTCCCACAGAcctgcatccttttcagacccaACCTTGAATTTCCACCCCATATGCCTTCCCAGGTGCCCTCTCTGGGACTAGGGTTCCTATGTCTATAGATCACTTACCGGACTCAGCTGACACACAGAGTAAGGCAAGGAGAGCCAATGCCAACATCCTGGAAgccaagagaaggaaggaaggcaatgAAATGGGTTCACCCTATCTGTTCCTGAATCAACCCAGTCATGTTATTTGCCTTAGTCCCAGGCTTTCTATCCACCTACCTCAGACCCTAGCATCCTTACACTCTGATCTAGACCCAGGCATCTTGATCACTTAACTCAGATCCTGGCAGTTTGCCTTCCTAATTCTATCATCCTCAAATCCCTCACTTGTGGCCCTAGCAAATCTATAGGGATTACCCATTCTCCTAATTTAGGACCAGGCATACCATACCCCCTTACCTGGCAGGTCCTGGTATAGTGTGACCTTAAGGAAAAGCCAAGTCCTTTTATCTCAGACACAGACCTTCCCCTGTTTCTTATCGTGTGAACTTAACCTCCTGTACAAATACTATAAAGCCATTAGGGTCAGGTGTGGTTAGACAGCTGGATATCTCACACTGGGCTCCTCCCTCTTGGGTCTCTCCCAGGACTATAGTTAACAGACTGGGATGCCTAAACCAGGGTCCCAGATCAaaaggagccaagatggtggggTGAAAAAGTCTTAGGCAGCAGAGAGGAGGCCCAAGGAGAAATAGAAGTGGCATCCTTAATGATATAACCCTGAATGTACTAGGAAAGGTCACTGTCTAAAATTATCTCCGTTATCCTACCTTTCCTATTACCTGAAATTCTACCATTAGTGATTTCTTCCTTTACATTAACTACTTTTTTCTTTAGGCTTTTAAAAGGTAAATTGCCCATAGGCACAGAAAATATTCAGGTCCCTTCTCCTCAAAAAGAATGAGTTGATGAGGGACCCAAGGCAGCAAGAGAAGAGGTCAACGGTAGCTGGGGAGAGGACcgacaaaagagaaaagagggggagGTATACTCAGGACCAATTAATTTTCTTCCCTACCATTTTGCCTACTAGCCTTTGGGACAGACACATTCTGACCAAAGAGAGAATGTAAGCCTAGATCCCCACAGAGAGAATGCTTTACCCAGGACTTGACCTGATAAAATCACTTCAGATTTTTATGATCCTGTAAAGGCCCAACCTCTCTGTGAGGTACCTGTTATAAGCACtaaccccattttgcagataaagaaatagaggctCAGAAAATTGGATttactttcccaagatcatataATTTATCAGCTTTAGAGATAGGAGTGGATTTCAGATCACCTAATTCCAAATGTAgttctcttttcactatacccCTGGCTTAAAGGTCATTCTGGGTAGGCTTAGGGATGATTCAGACCTCCAGGACAGCAGAAATCAACTTCACTCTGACTCATTATCCTGGGGGCCAAAGCaagatcttttctccttttcctcagaCTGACATCTTCCATTAACTCACCAAGAACTAAAATCCCTTGGGATTCAGCCACCATCCCTCAGTCCTTACAACCTCAGAGGAAATGAGGAACAGTCACCTGGGTTAATATTGCCAGAGCTGGGGTCACTGTAGTGGAGCAAGCCTGGAGGGAGATCAGGAGGCattaatggaaatggaaaggaactagaattatcagtcaatcaacaaacatttattaagtgttaacTATGTCCCAAgcattgtgattttttaaaaactccattTCATTAGGGATTAGTAGAAGAGACTAGAAAGACAATCTCACACTTTACCCCTTTTTGCTGCTGTCCCTCAACAAGCTACCCCTTCTCCACTCCACACCCTTAGCTCCCTACACCCCTTGTCTAAACTGGCCATGCTGACCATCTGGGGCTTATCCCAAGGTCCATCCTGATAAAGAAGAGAGCCACACCTTAGAGAGTTGGAGATGGGGCTGAGACCTGGTTATCTGAATTGTGGGAGGGATCTGGGGGGCCTGGGCCAGAAGAACaggtctcttcctcttccctcccccttctctctcttctttctactccTATTTCTACTACTTTCTGTCTCCTTtactcttctcctttttcctgcctctctctttccttttgactttctctagctctctccctactccttctctttccctgcctgactccttccttcttcctttacttcctaagctctttctctgtttcttctcatCTCCACCCCTGCTGCTAGAGACCCATGTCTTCAGAGATTCCCTCTTCCTAACTCTCTCCACCTCTCTAGGCTTAGCCCATGTCTGGGATCAGAACCTCATATATAGACCCAaggcaagagataaaaagaagctCCATGGGTTCTGATGTAAAACTGCCTTCACCCCAGAGAAGACTCCTTGAGACCTCCAAACTTTGGGCTCCCTGTGTTCCCTGAGGACCTTATTTATTGCCATCACCTGAAAACTTCAGTGTGTGGAGGGAGGCAGGTACTCTCTTCAGGCTGGCACTTTGGGAATGCAATTCAGCCTCTTCATTCTTCTCATCTCATCTCTGTCTAGCCCAGAGTCTTGCACATGGGATGCATTCAGGGACCTACTGGTCACTCAAACAAAATTCAGCCCAACAACTGTTGCAATTAATTTGAACCATCATTTAGAGTACAGGGAATTACTTTTACTTTAGGTTGAGAGATCTCAGTTGCTAACATTACATAATGAATTAGGTCCTTTAGTGTCTTGCCAACTATTTGTAAGTGGCCCAGAGCTCTGTCCTGTGCTCTTCTAGGCTAAGTTCAAACACCAGCTTCTGCAAGAGGTCTCTCCTGGTTCCTTTAGCCTTTAGTGCCTTCTTCTGCTGGATTATCCTTCATCTATTTAGTCTATATACAAATTAGATCCCAAAGTTCaaataatgaaggaaggaagtagcatttatttagtgcctactgtgtgccagccactttacaaatatgttctcacttgatccttacaaccctggtacaaataggtactattattatccccattttagagttaagGAACCTGactaagacagaggttaagtgacttggcccagaGTCTCACAGTTTAGTAGATGTCTGAGTATAGATTTACTCGGCCCAGCCTGTTCCTGTTCCCTTCACCTGAGCTATGGTCCCTGGGTCACTCCATGGTGCTGTTGCCTGGAGAGGTTAACTCTTTCCCTGCCTGGTGCCCAGCTGGCCATCCTAGAGATATGGGGCTCCTTGTCTGAGGAAGAGACAGGCTGAGGTTACTGGGGCAGTGATGCCCAGGCTCTAACCCAGGGTACCTGGAATTAAAAAGAGGAgttagtcaattaaaaaaaaaaagatttgtttatGTAAACACTTTTGAATTGAATCTCTACATGTATTTGTGGGAATTAGTAAATTGATTCTCTGATATTTTAAgcatttcattgattttttttttttggaatgggAGTCTCCCTTCTATTATTGCATCttgggtttattattattatatagacaTACTGTTAaccttttttaacatttgttttttatttttaagtcctgaattctctccctccctcttgccCTTCCCTCCTTGCTGAAAtaggtaagcaatctgatagagttaaaaaaacaaccaaccaaatccttaccttctatcttagaatcaatactagttaTCAAtcggttctaatgcagaagagtggtaagggctaggcaattggggttaagtggcttgtcatagagttaagaagtgtttgaggccaaatttgaacccaggtcctcctgacttgaggactggcactctatctactgtgccatctagctgcctctctaatatagattttacatgttcaatcatgtaaattaatttttccatattaatccttttgtggaagaaaactccagcaaaaaaaaaaagaagaaatgaaatatagtatgctttggtctggattaagactccattaattctttctctggaagcatgacatttttcattatgaatccacAGATCATTGTGTTACCGAGACTGGTTAAGTCactcacaattgttcatcatgcagtattgctgttactgtgtatattattctcctggttctgcttacttcactctgtatcagttcatctaagtctttctaggtttttctgaaatccttctaattatcatttcttatggcataatatacattacaagcatataccacaacttattcagccattccccagttgctgggtgtcccctcactttccaattttttgccaacataaaaagagctgctataaatatttttgtacatattggtccttttcatttttgttttttatctatttGGAATATAGAACTAGTAATAGTattattgctaggtcaaagtttttttttttttaattgttttataggGCTTTGGACATAGAcccaaattgttcttcaaaatgtttGAATCAAGTGATGGGAAAACTAAccccgcccccccacccccccacccctccGCTGGCCAGATgaggctccctgaaatgttctatcaggatCCTGCCAGGAGACATTAGTCCTActctgacgaatataatgagtaggattcaatgcaatgaaacttcgaaagagttgccttagaaacagactgacagatgagcatttcctttcctttggccccctctttaaaaagtttgcccatcactgtttgaATCAGTTCTCATCTTCCCTATGCTGTTGATATTTTTAACCTATTCCCtctgttttagaatcgatactaagtgtTTTATtacaaagtcatttaatcccaattgcctagcctttattgctcttctgctttgaaaccaatacttagtatccattctaaaacagggtaagggttattaaaaaaagagttaagcatagtcaagaaaaatgaatGCCCACATTGGCCCAGCCcaaatatatatgtttctttcTCCACCTCAAGTTAGTCTGTCATTGTATTGTACTTCATCATTGAAATTCTGGAGTTAACCACCAATATAACTAGTCATTGTTATTGTGGTGAGTAAGGTCTTAATTTACTGAATAATTAGAGGTTCTTGATAAGTAGAATAGAGAGATTTTGTTGGATGAGCTAGACTCCTTTAAATTCAGACAGTGGAATCACCAATGAGGTCATTGGGAAGGAATTCTAAGGTTCTCCTTAAGAGGAGCAGTTAGGAATTTCTATACACTCTTTGAGTTTGAGGCTCAATTGGTTGGCAGTTTTCCTCTGATATTCCTTAAGGATTTTGGAGATAGTTGGTTGGGAATAACATCTCGAGAGCTGAGAAGAGTTGGATAGAGATTAATCTGACAAAGTGAGAGAAAGCTCAGGCTGTTTCCCTGATTCTATCAGCAGGGACAGAAGAGGGCACACTGTCTGTGAAATCTTCATAGTCTGTTTTCCTGTCATAGTTTGAGCTTGGAaactggagagagacagagaaggctGGATTgattatttgaaaatataatataagGATATTTATAATTAAGAGTAGATGGTATAGTTAgaacaatatttcatttgattatatttcctttattatattattatcactttttatatttaatttattattatattacataataataatattttggatAGAATAAGGAATTTTAGCATAGGTCTGGTTGCCAGACAGAAGATGTTCTTCATGGggttttagttgatttttttgggGTTCAGTTAGAATTCttagtttagggaaatatatatataaaattcattatatttcataccttcctttccttttctttccctgcaTCTCATAGTTACAATAAATAGGTTTTTGTATAATCAGTCTCCAGCAGATTTTCTTCAACTGACCAAGATCAGCCATTTTTTCCAACTGCCAACAACTAAATTCTCTTAACCTAATAGCCTACCAATATATATCAACAACTATTGATACCAATACCAATCAATATAAGGATCAATATTCCCCATAACATTATTAATCAGAATTCTTCTATCTTTCAGAGTTCCTTGTCTTTATATTATTGTTGTCTTTAATAAATtgctcttttggttctgctcacttcattttgcatcagttcctacttcccagggttttctgaaataatttactTCATCAGTTCTTAAGTGCACCaacatttcattacattcatataccacaagttgtttaATAATTCTCCAACTGATGAGTACCACTTcagattctagttcttttctttgcttcccccccccacccctttaaTTCCTATCTTCAGGATCAGGAAGTTGTCAACTAGTATAGTTTTCTTTACTATTGTTCCCTTCCTAGCATTATCCTCTCTCTTAACCAATCTTCTCCCTATGCTTGTTTGTTTCTCTGTTAAGTTTGACATATTTCTATACCAAAATGTGTGTTTATCTGTATGTAGTGGTATATGTATTCAACCTGCTCTTGTTTATTTCAAAGAAGTTAGGTTCATTTAATGCTTACTTCTCTGtccatttttgcattttcttaaaCATCCTGATTATAAGAAACAGTCAGCCTTCTCCCCCCCAACCGCCCCATATTACTCTATTCCTCTTAtcatctcttcttctttccccttttaaacCTCAGAATAGAACCATTCCACTCCCTAGGccctctgtttttcttatttaattcccTAAATACTCACTGAAGACACAATTCTGAAGGGACACTAATTTCTCCTCCCCAAATTAGAAAGGTagtattatatcattatatctcTTCTAATTGCTCAACTACATTTATCTTCTTAGGTTTCTTTGCATTTTGAAGCTTTTTCtcagctctgttcttttcatcagacTGGCTTGAAAGCCCTCTATTCCACTAAAGATCCATTTCCTCCCCCTGCAAGATTATACTTAGCTTTATAGAGTAAATTATTCTTGTTTATAGGATTAAATCTTTTGACTTTTAGAATATTGTGTTGCAAGATCACCTCTCATTTAAAGGTGAAGCTGCTAGAACTTGAGTGATCTTGACTATGATTCCTCAATGCTTTAACTTTTCTAGATGccagcaataattttttttttcattttattgtagaGGCTATAAATCATTTGCTATCATTCTTAGGACttatccattattttttttttaacatttttttccaactgtatgtaaaaacagtttaaaaaattcattttgaaacaaTTTGAGTCCCACATTctcacccttcctccctccatttccctgaaatggcaagcaatttgatatacattattatacattggcagtcatgcaaaaaatatttccatattagtcatgttgtgaaggaAAACACAGACTAAAAACTAtgagaaataaggaaaggaaaaaaaatacttaaattacaTTCATACTCTGTCAGTTCTGTTTTTGAAGATGGATAGCGTTTTTCTtcataagttctttggaattgttttggatctttgtatttctgagaatagctgttggtatgtacaatgttctcctggttctgctcacttcactttgcatcaattcatgtaaatctttctaggtttttctgaaagcatcctgctcatcattttttatagcacaatagtattcatcgTATTTTATAGCAACATTAAGCATATCCCAGGACTTTCTCTTCTGGGGTATCTTTCAGGAGATGGTCAGTGGACTCTTTCAATCttcattttgccctctggttctaatagaTATGGGCAATGTACATGTATAGTTTTTTGAAACATAGTGTctaggctttttaaaatttaattttaagaatgcTAATA encodes:
- the ZG16 gene encoding zymogen granule membrane protein 16 — translated: MLALALLALLCVSAESGNLVQPRASSYNGEYGGGGGERFSHSGNQLDGPITAIRIRVNRYYIVGLQVRYGKEWSNYVGGSQGDLEEIFLYPGESIIQVSGKYKYYLRKLVFVTDKGRYLPFGKDTGTSFNAAPLYPNTVLRFISGRSGSLINAIGLHWDVYPSECSSC